One Mobula birostris isolate sMobBir1 chromosome 4, sMobBir1.hap1, whole genome shotgun sequence DNA window includes the following coding sequences:
- the mab21l2 gene encoding protein mab-21-like 2 translates to MIAAQAKLVYQLNKYYNERCQARKAAIAKTIREVCKVVSDVLKEVEVQEPRFISSLSEIETRFEGLEVIAPTEFEVVLYLNQMGVFNFVDDGSLPGCAVLKLSDGRKRSMSLWVEFITASGYLSARKIRSRFQTLVAQAVDKCSYRDVVKMVADTSEVKLRIRERYVVQITPAFKCTGIWPRSAAQWPMPHIPWPGPNRVAEVKAEGFNLLSKECYSLTGKQSSAESDAWVLQFGEAENRLLMGGCRKKCLSVLKTLRDRHLELPGQPLNNYHMKTLLLYECEKHPRETDWDESCLGDRLNGILLQLISCLQCRRCPHYFLPNLDLFQGKPHSALESAAKQTWRLAREILTNAKSLDKL, encoded by the coding sequence ATGATTGCGGCTCAAGCCAAGCTGGTCTATCAGCTGAACAAGTACTACAACGAGCGGTGCCAGGCTAGGAAAGCCGCGATCGCTAAGACCATTCGAGAGGTGTGTAAAGTGGTCTCCGACGTCCTTAAAGAAGTGGAAGTCCAAGAGCCTCGCTTCATCAGCTCCCTTAGCGAAATCGAAACGCGCTTCGAAGGTTTGGAAGTGATCGCTCCAACAGAATTTGAAGTGGTCCTTTACCTGAACCAAATGGGGGTCTTCAACTTCGTGGACGATGGCTCACTGCCTGGCTGCGCTGTGCTAAAACTGAGCGATGGGCGCAAGAGGAGCATGTCCCTTTGGGTCGAATTTATTACAGCTTCGGGCTATCTGTCAGCCCGGAAGATCCGATCCAGATTTCAAACCCTGGTAGCACAGGCAGTGGACAAATGCAGTTATCGAGATGTGGTGAAGATGGTGGCGGATACAAGCGAGGTAAAACTAAGAATCAGGGAGCGTTACGTGGTGCAGATCACGCCAGCTTTCAAATGCACGGGCATCTGGCCCAGGAGTGCGGCTCAGTGGCCCATGCCACATATCCCCTGGCCCGGTCCAAATCGGGTGGCCGAAGTTAAAGCTGAAGGCTTCAACCTTCTGTCCAAAGAGTGCTACTCCCTGACGGGCAAGCAGAGCTCGGCCGAGAGCGACGCTTGGGTTTTACAGTTCGGCGAAGCTGAGAACAGGCTACTGATGGGTGGCTGCAGGAAAAAGTGCTTATCCGTGTTGAAGACTTTGCGAGATCGACACCTCGAGTTGCCTGGGCAGCCCCTCAATAACTACCATATGAAGACACTACTGCTCTACGAATGCGAGAAACACCCCAGAGAAACCGATTGGGACGAGTCATGCCTCGGTGACCGCCTCAACGGCATTCTGCTCCAACTCATCTCCTGTCTCCAGTGCCGGAGATGTCCTCATTACTTTCTTCCAAACCTAGATCTTTTCCAAGGAAAGCCCCATTCCGCCCTGGAAAGCGCGGCTAAACAGACTTGGCGATTGGCAAGAGAAATCCTTACCAATGCAAAAAGCCTCGATAAACTATAG